The following proteins are encoded in a genomic region of Liolophura sinensis isolate JHLJ2023 chromosome 5, CUHK_Ljap_v2, whole genome shotgun sequence:
- the LOC135465478 gene encoding uncharacterized protein F54H12.2-like has product MSDEAAPGYKTRLEEVLIFVRKVKITSGVQLGHLKALAQSSCQYPIRRVLTKYFSVPRGHTLINEQNLFLGRLTDTFSGGVCEQQGFLTGTTLKTPFRFRHYYTNFVALYVGGRQIPTKPLTPDFENENFIRTYMNLFTHTGKAFHDEGNNIKRTTFAEGHTLFCFDLTPSLHDDHH; this is encoded by the coding sequence ATGTCCGATGAAGCCGCTCCCGGTTACAAGACTCGCTTGGAGGAGGTCTTGATCTTTGTGCGtaaagtgaaaatcaccagcggtgtgcaactggggcatttgaaagcCTTGGCCCAAAGCTCCTGCCAGTACCCAATCCGccgcgtgctgaccaagtatttctctgtTCCCAGAGGTCACACCctcatcaatgaacaaaacctatttctgggcaggcttaccgacacgtttagtggtgggGTGTGTGAGCAACAAGGCTTTTTGACGGGGACTACACTAAAAACCCCGTTTCGTTTCCGACACTActacacaaacttcgtcgccttgTACGTCGGCGGTCGTCAGATTCCAACCAAGCCCCTGACACCCGACTTTGAGAACGAGAATTTCATCCgcacgtacatgaacctctttacccacACGGGGAAAGCGTTCCACGACGAAGGAAACAATATCAAGCGCACCACATTCGCCGAAGGCcacacgctgttttgtttcgacttgacccctAGCCTCCACGATGACCACCACTGA